The Desulfoscipio gibsoniae DSM 7213 genome contains a region encoding:
- a CDS encoding D-alanyl-D-alanine carboxypeptidase family protein: MHLSRFAITLVVFFCVLVTFIYTSPGLANDQEQLVHISAQSALLLDVANGQILYDKNDREPRAMASTTKIMTAVVALGGADIKGTVTVSPRAAAVGESSMYLEPGEKLTLEQLLYGALLRSGNDACVAIAEHVAGTEESFVLLMNEKAVLLGAEATSFRNTNGLPAQGHYSTAYDLALLARYALHDPAFCRIVKTRAQVIEGPGGISHYLKNTNKLLWHYPGADGVKTGTTEAAGKCLVASATRGDRHLLAVILNGSDRFADASRLLDYGFGEFKAVQTVYAGAVYERVNVTDGVSDTVPVKALDDITVDLRVDGTDRLEKKIKLLRNISAPVYDGQPLGKICVYVNGIQVGATNIVAGCTIEKTTLWQKAARIMKNACSKNL; this comes from the coding sequence ATGCATTTAAGCAGGTTTGCTATAACATTGGTGGTATTTTTTTGTGTTTTGGTCACATTTATATATACTTCGCCCGGGCTGGCCAATGATCAAGAGCAGCTTGTGCATATCAGTGCCCAGTCGGCATTATTGCTGGATGTGGCTAACGGGCAAATTCTCTATGATAAAAACGACAGGGAGCCAAGAGCTATGGCCAGTACGACTAAAATAATGACGGCTGTGGTGGCCCTTGGAGGTGCGGATATTAAAGGAACTGTAACGGTTAGTCCCCGGGCCGCCGCAGTTGGGGAATCTTCCATGTATCTTGAGCCAGGGGAAAAACTTACCCTGGAACAGCTGTTGTATGGTGCACTGCTGCGTTCCGGTAATGATGCTTGTGTAGCTATCGCCGAACATGTAGCCGGTACTGAGGAATCCTTTGTACTATTGATGAATGAAAAGGCGGTACTGCTGGGGGCCGAAGCCACCAGCTTTCGCAATACTAATGGTCTACCGGCACAGGGCCATTATTCCACTGCTTATGATCTTGCGTTGCTGGCCCGTTATGCCCTGCATGACCCGGCATTTTGCCGGATTGTTAAAACTCGTGCCCAGGTGATCGAGGGACCTGGAGGTATTAGCCATTACTTAAAAAATACTAATAAATTGCTTTGGCATTACCCCGGGGCTGACGGTGTTAAAACAGGTACCACTGAGGCGGCAGGCAAGTGCCTGGTAGCTTCTGCCACCAGGGGGGACAGGCATTTACTGGCAGTAATTTTAAATGGTAGTGACCGTTTTGCAGATGCCAGCCGGCTACTGGACTATGGCTTCGGTGAATTTAAAGCTGTGCAAACTGTTTATGCCGGTGCAGTGTATGAACGGGTTAATGTTACTGATGGGGTTAGCGATACGGTACCGGTTAAAGCATTGGATGATATTACAGTTGATTTACGTGTGGATGGAACGGACAGGTTGGAGAAAAAAATTAAACTGTTGCGTAATATCAGTGCACCGGTTTATGATGGGCAGCCTCTGGGTAAAATTTGTGTGTATGTTAATGGTATCCAGGTAGGTGCCACTAATATTGTGGCTGGCTGTACAATTGAGAAAACGACTTTATGGCAGAAGGCTGCCAGAATAATGAAAAATGCTTGTTCTAAAAATTTATAG
- a CDS encoding M16 family metallopeptidase, producing the protein MIQIAELANGIKVLTENIPHVRSVAIGVWVDIGSRDESNEVAGISHFIEHLMFKGTIKRTAKDIAEALDAVGGQLNAFTTKEYTCYYARVLDEHFSLGIDLLGDMLLHSRFDQVDIDRERNVILEEIKMYEDAPDELVHDVFAGTIWQSHPLGRPIIGDEKTVQGLSREQILSFYNKYYSPGNLVISVAGNFEHQKVIYALNDTFGKLSGDKKEKLYTLPEPARQVVCRAKDTEQVHICLGTPGLPLDHEKIYVLQIINTILGGGLSSRLFQEIREQRGLVYSIFSYHSSYHDAGLFCIYTGLSKLNVRATLELIIKEIYHIQSNGVSPTELQRAKDQLKGNLLLSLENVSTRMSRLGKSQMYLGKIVPPDEIVNRIMAVSDSDIKDLASTVLKPENFCMASVGPWDDGDLLGEIINNM; encoded by the coding sequence GTGATACAGATAGCCGAACTGGCTAATGGAATTAAAGTGCTGACGGAGAACATACCGCATGTAAGGTCGGTGGCCATTGGAGTTTGGGTGGATATAGGCTCCCGGGATGAAAGTAATGAAGTGGCGGGTATATCTCATTTTATTGAACACTTAATGTTTAAAGGGACGATAAAACGCACCGCTAAGGATATAGCAGAAGCGCTGGACGCCGTGGGTGGTCAGTTAAATGCCTTCACCACCAAAGAGTATACCTGTTATTACGCCAGGGTGTTGGATGAACATTTTTCATTGGGTATTGACTTGCTGGGTGACATGCTGTTGCATTCCCGTTTTGACCAGGTTGATATTGACCGGGAGCGCAATGTGATCCTAGAGGAAATAAAAATGTACGAAGATGCCCCGGATGAACTGGTGCACGATGTATTTGCCGGCACCATCTGGCAGTCCCACCCGCTGGGCAGGCCGATCATTGGGGATGAAAAAACAGTGCAGGGGCTCTCCCGGGAGCAAATACTATCCTTTTATAACAAGTATTACAGTCCAGGTAACCTGGTGATATCGGTAGCAGGCAATTTTGAACATCAAAAGGTTATCTATGCTTTAAACGATACCTTTGGTAAATTAAGCGGAGACAAAAAAGAAAAACTTTATACATTGCCGGAACCCGCCCGCCAGGTGGTTTGCCGGGCCAAGGATACCGAGCAGGTCCATATATGTCTGGGTACGCCGGGACTGCCCTTGGATCATGAAAAGATATATGTTTTACAAATTATAAACACTATTTTGGGCGGAGGTTTGAGCTCCCGGCTTTTCCAGGAAATTAGGGAACAGCGCGGGCTAGTTTACTCAATTTTTTCTTATCACAGCTCTTACCATGATGCCGGTCTTTTTTGTATCTATACGGGACTGAGCAAACTAAACGTGCGGGCCACTCTAGAATTGATTATTAAGGAAATATACCATATCCAGTCAAACGGGGTGTCCCCCACCGAACTACAGCGGGCTAAAGACCAGTTAAAGGGAAATCTGCTGCTTAGTTTGGAAAATGTTAGCACCAGGATGAGCAGGTTAGGTAAATCACAAATGTATCTTGGCAAGATTGTGCCACCGGACGAAATCGTAAATCGTATCATGGCCGTGTCGGATAGTGATATTAAGGATTTGGCCAGCACTGTTTTAAAACCGGAAAATTTCTGTATGGCCAGTGTGGGGCCTTGGGATGATGGTGATCTACTGGGCGAAATTATTAATAATATGTAA
- a CDS encoding bifunctional riboflavin kinase/FAD synthetase, translating to MRIYKDWVGLKDKYKDIVVGLGNFDGIHLGHQRLIGDLVAKSQAVGGTPTVFTFVPHPLAVLNPQGAPPLILPPDVKRNMFAELGVEVLLWIPFTLEFARLSPEDFIKHVLHDQLGVRAVIVGYNYTFGHMGRGTPELLKEYGEKLGFDVVVLQPVSIEGQPVSSTLIRSLLADGEISEARKYLGYSPVIEGTVVYGERRGSTLGFPTANIEVEHNLLVPANGVYSVKVDIDGQTLGGVANIGVKPTFHGNTFIRTIEVHLLDFCGDLYGKLIRVYFIRRLRNEKRFNSAGELIEQIQRDIHEARIDSTGAGC from the coding sequence GTGCGTATTTATAAAGACTGGGTAGGGTTAAAGGATAAATATAAAGACATAGTAGTCGGTCTAGGTAATTTCGACGGTATACATTTAGGCCACCAGAGGTTGATTGGCGATTTGGTAGCTAAGTCGCAAGCGGTTGGCGGAACGCCGACCGTATTTACATTTGTTCCCCATCCTCTGGCGGTATTGAACCCGCAAGGTGCGCCGCCATTGATTTTACCGCCGGATGTAAAAAGGAATATGTTTGCGGAGTTGGGTGTAGAGGTGCTGCTGTGGATACCTTTCACCCTGGAATTTGCCCGCCTGAGTCCTGAGGACTTTATTAAACATGTTTTACATGATCAGCTGGGGGTACGAGCTGTTATTGTAGGTTATAATTATACTTTCGGCCATATGGGGCGGGGCACCCCGGAATTATTAAAGGAGTACGGCGAGAAACTGGGTTTTGATGTGGTGGTTCTGCAGCCGGTTAGCATTGAAGGCCAGCCTGTGAGCAGCACGCTGATAAGAAGTTTACTGGCTGATGGGGAAATATCCGAGGCCAGGAAATACCTTGGCTATAGCCCTGTTATTGAGGGAACGGTGGTATACGGTGAAAGACGTGGCAGCACCCTGGGTTTCCCCACGGCCAACATAGAGGTTGAGCATAATCTGTTGGTGCCGGCCAATGGTGTGTATTCAGTAAAAGTAGATATAGACGGACAGACCCTGGGAGGGGTGGCCAATATTGGCGTTAAGCCTACTTTCCACGGAAACACTTTTATTAGAACTATAGAAGTGCATTTGCTGGACTTTTGTGGTGATTTATACGGCAAACTTATCAGGGTATATTTTATCAGACGGTTGCGCAATGAAAAAAGATTTAACTCAGCTGGAGAATTAATTGAACAGATCCAAAGGGATATTCATGAAGCTCGTATTGATTCCACTGGTGCCGGGTGTTGA
- a CDS encoding polyribonucleotide nucleotidyltransferase — protein MQQQKILSKSIDVGGRQMTIETGRVAKQAGGAVLVRYGDTVVLVNATMAKQVREGIDFFPLTCDYEERLYAVGKIPGGFIKREGRPSEKATLTARLIDRPLRPLFPKGMRNEVQVIALVLSVDKDNPPEMAAMVGASAALHISEIPFKGPIGGVIVGRVDNKLIINPNITDAEKSDMHLVVAGTGDAVMMVEAGAKEVPENEMLEAIIFGHEKVREIVEFINDFRTEALAMGLAKEKYEPELMVLEEELENVITARVSEDIKSAIKECIVKQLSKKEREALLDGVKEKLTAELLEEYPEQAKAIASIIDGVEKKLVRRFILVDRVRIDGRALNEVRPISVEVGVLPRTHGSGLFTRGQTQVLSIVTLGAISEEQILDGLGIEETKRYMHHYNFPPFSTGETKPMRSPGRREIGHGALAERALEPMIPPEEKFPYTIRIVSEVLESNGSTSMGSVCGSCLSLLDAGVPIKAPVAGVAMGLIKEGDEFAVLTDIQGLEDHLGDMDFKVAGTAKGVTALQMDIKIAGIDREILQIALNQANEGRMHILGKMLEVIDKPRTDLSPYAPRIIQTVIDPDKIRDVIGPGGKIIKKIIEETGVDIDIEDDGRVFIAAVNPDAGYKALSIVEKLTKDVESGQIYNGKVVKITDFGCFVEIIPGVLGLPGKDGLVHISQLAHERVNKVEDVVKEGDMLEVKVIGYDNQGRLKLSHKDLLPVPEGMENKERPKENRDNRRPQRSQRRPQNHKSS, from the coding sequence ATGCAGCAGCAGAAAATATTGAGTAAAAGCATTGATGTTGGCGGCAGACAAATGACCATAGAAACAGGTCGGGTGGCTAAACAGGCCGGAGGTGCCGTGTTGGTTCGTTATGGTGACACCGTGGTGCTGGTTAACGCTACTATGGCCAAGCAGGTCAGGGAAGGGATTGACTTTTTCCCACTTACCTGTGATTATGAGGAACGTTTGTATGCAGTGGGTAAAATACCCGGCGGTTTTATTAAGAGAGAGGGACGGCCCAGTGAAAAGGCTACATTAACGGCGCGGTTGATTGACCGGCCCCTTCGTCCTTTGTTTCCAAAGGGTATGCGCAATGAAGTACAGGTTATTGCTTTGGTTTTATCAGTGGATAAGGACAACCCGCCGGAGATGGCTGCCATGGTGGGTGCTTCTGCCGCCTTGCACATTTCGGAAATTCCGTTTAAAGGCCCTATTGGCGGGGTTATCGTAGGACGTGTTGATAATAAGCTTATTATCAATCCTAATATAACCGATGCAGAGAAAAGCGATATGCATTTGGTAGTGGCTGGTACCGGGGACGCCGTAATGATGGTGGAGGCCGGCGCTAAAGAAGTACCCGAGAATGAAATGCTGGAGGCCATTATTTTCGGACATGAAAAGGTGCGGGAAATTGTCGAATTTATTAATGATTTCCGCACTGAAGCACTGGCCATGGGTTTGGCCAAAGAGAAATATGAGCCTGAGTTGATGGTCCTTGAAGAAGAGTTGGAAAACGTTATAACCGCAAGGGTTTCCGAGGATATTAAATCTGCAATAAAAGAATGCATTGTTAAACAGTTATCCAAAAAGGAAAGGGAAGCTTTACTAGACGGGGTAAAGGAAAAACTTACGGCGGAATTACTGGAAGAATACCCTGAACAGGCTAAAGCCATTGCCAGTATCATCGACGGTGTAGAAAAGAAACTGGTCCGCCGCTTCATTCTGGTTGACCGGGTGCGCATTGACGGTAGGGCGCTTAACGAGGTGCGGCCCATTAGCGTTGAGGTAGGTGTTTTGCCACGCACCCACGGCTCGGGCCTTTTTACCAGGGGACAGACCCAGGTGCTTTCCATTGTAACACTGGGGGCTATATCGGAAGAGCAGATACTTGACGGGCTGGGTATTGAGGAAACTAAACGCTATATGCACCATTATAACTTTCCACCTTTTAGTACCGGGGAGACCAAGCCGATGCGCTCGCCGGGCAGGCGGGAAATCGGACATGGGGCGCTGGCGGAGCGCGCTTTGGAGCCAATGATTCCACCTGAAGAAAAGTTCCCCTACACGATAAGGATTGTATCTGAAGTATTGGAAAGTAACGGCTCTACATCCATGGGTAGTGTTTGTGGTAGTTGTTTATCGCTTTTGGATGCAGGGGTGCCCATAAAGGCACCGGTGGCAGGTGTGGCCATGGGCTTGATTAAAGAAGGTGATGAATTTGCGGTATTAACCGATATTCAGGGACTTGAAGATCACCTGGGGGACATGGACTTCAAAGTAGCCGGGACCGCCAAGGGTGTTACTGCACTGCAAATGGATATTAAAATTGCCGGTATTGACCGTGAAATATTGCAAATTGCCCTGAACCAGGCCAATGAGGGAAGGATGCATATTCTGGGTAAAATGTTGGAAGTAATAGATAAACCCAGGACTGATTTATCCCCTTACGCACCCAGGATTATTCAAACTGTTATTGATCCGGATAAAATCAGGGACGTGATTGGCCCTGGCGGTAAAATAATCAAAAAGATTATCGAAGAAACCGGTGTGGATATTGATATAGAAGATGATGGTAGGGTATTCATAGCCGCTGTCAATCCTGATGCAGGCTACAAAGCTTTATCAATCGTAGAAAAGCTGACTAAGGATGTGGAAAGCGGTCAGATTTATAATGGTAAAGTGGTTAAGATTACAGATTTTGGTTGTTTTGTGGAGATCATACCCGGAGTATTAGGACTGCCGGGTAAAGACGGTCTGGTGCATATTTCCCAGCTGGCCCACGAAAGGGTAAATAAAGTGGAAGATGTGGTCAAAGAAGGGGATATGTTAGAGGTTAAAGTGATTGGTTATGATAATCAAGGGAGATTGAAATTATCCCATAAGGATTTACTTCCGGTTCCCGAGGGCATGGAAAACAAAGAAAGGCCAAAGGAAAATAGGGATAACCGGCGCCCTCAGCGTAGCCAGCGCCGACCGCAAAATCATAAATCAAGCTAG
- the truB gene encoding tRNA pseudouridine(55) synthase TruB: protein MDGILNVLKPPGMTSHDVVGYVRKVTGQKKTGHTGTLDPGAAGVLPVCLGKATKIIQFLPDDKCYRAEITFGKSTSTQDSFGDVLKSDGAYGINATDIEQELKSFKGWINQIPPMTSAIKHHGKKLYELARAGIEVERKPRTVYIHEIALMNFNDDKIFPSAILHIHCSAGTYVRTICHDLGEKLGCGAYMSFLLRTRAGVFALEDTITLEQLTEPSGLDMETLLVPMGRALAYIPVVDLDNRSARAISCGNSITLPVHILASRLVAKQLVRLERAGVLIALAAVKDDPNMSEHYMLQPVKVLV from the coding sequence ATGGATGGTATTTTAAATGTTCTTAAACCCCCGGGCATGACCAGTCATGATGTGGTAGGTTATGTCAGAAAAGTCACCGGTCAAAAAAAAACGGGCCATACGGGGACATTAGACCCGGGGGCTGCTGGTGTGCTGCCTGTTTGCCTGGGAAAGGCTACTAAGATTATACAGTTTCTGCCGGATGACAAATGTTACCGAGCGGAAATAACCTTTGGTAAATCCACCAGCACCCAGGATTCTTTTGGCGATGTACTTAAATCGGACGGCGCGTATGGTATAAATGCTACTGATATAGAACAAGAATTAAAGAGTTTTAAAGGGTGGATTAATCAAATACCACCAATGACATCGGCCATCAAACACCATGGCAAAAAACTTTATGAACTGGCTAGGGCTGGTATTGAAGTGGAAAGGAAGCCTCGTACTGTTTACATACATGAAATTGCGCTGATGAATTTTAATGATGATAAGATATTCCCCAGCGCTATTTTGCATATTCATTGTTCAGCGGGCACTTATGTGCGCACAATTTGCCATGATCTGGGGGAGAAGCTGGGTTGTGGCGCTTATATGTCTTTTTTGTTACGTACCCGGGCGGGGGTGTTTGCATTGGAGGATACTATTACCCTGGAGCAGCTGACCGAGCCTAGCGGGCTGGATATGGAAACATTGCTGGTGCCCATGGGCAGAGCGCTGGCTTACATTCCCGTAGTTGATCTTGATAACAGATCAGCAAGAGCTATTAGCTGCGGCAACAGTATTACGCTGCCAGTTCATATCTTGGCAAGCCGGCTGGTTGCCAAGCAGTTGGTTCGCCTGGAAAGGGCAGGCGTATTAATTGCCCTGGCGGCTGTTAAAGATGACCCTAACATGTCGGAGCATTATATGCTTCAACCGGTTAAAGTACTGGTTTAA
- a CDS encoding polysaccharide deacetylase family protein: MFIIINCRRVIKIFLLVSALVFILWVVCIRDHVATTVAVEPIYQGDEDVKAMALTCNVFWGEEYIGRMLEILEEKNVQMTFFVGGTWAEKFPDLVKKIYDQGHEIGSHGYSHPHPDNLSRQENLLDITKAEKIIYAITGEKPRLYAPPYGERGPAVLEAAQELGYQTVLWTIDTIDWQRPAPEIISKRVLNKMSNGAIVLMHPTAPTVNALSEIIDGLKKQGFELITVGKMLEQLPDKETLNSDGV; encoded by the coding sequence ATGTTTATTATCATTAATTGTCGGAGGGTTATTAAAATTTTTTTATTGGTCAGTGCACTAGTCTTTATTTTATGGGTGGTTTGCATCCGTGATCATGTCGCCACCACCGTTGCTGTCGAACCCATTTACCAGGGCGATGAAGATGTTAAGGCTATGGCTCTGACATGTAACGTGTTCTGGGGCGAGGAATATATTGGACGAATGTTGGAAATTTTAGAGGAAAAAAATGTACAAATGACATTTTTTGTTGGTGGTACCTGGGCGGAAAAATTTCCCGATTTGGTGAAAAAAATATATGACCAGGGTCATGAAATTGGCAGCCACGGTTACTCCCACCCACATCCCGACAATCTATCAAGGCAGGAGAACCTGCTGGATATAACAAAAGCGGAAAAAATTATCTATGCTATCACCGGTGAAAAACCCCGGCTGTATGCTCCCCCCTATGGGGAAAGGGGGCCGGCGGTATTAGAGGCTGCGCAGGAATTGGGTTACCAGACCGTGCTTTGGACTATTGACACTATAGATTGGCAGCGTCCCGCCCCGGAAATAATCAGTAAACGTGTATTGAATAAAATGTCAAACGGTGCCATTGTGCTTATGCATCCCACCGCGCCCACTGTAAATGCATTGTCTGAAATTATTGATGGCTTAAAGAAACAAGGTTTTGAATTAATTACGGTGGGTAAGATGCTGGAACAATTGCCTGATAAAGAAACTCTTAATTCAGACGGAGTCTAA
- a CDS encoding YlmC/YmxH family sporulation protein, which translates to MRLGELAGKEIININDGARLGVIGETDLAIDDETGQIKSIILPRKGNMLGLFAEKQELIVPWESIKKIGFEVIIVELDQAIPRYGKYLV; encoded by the coding sequence ATGAGACTGGGCGAGCTGGCGGGAAAGGAAATAATCAATATAAACGATGGCGCCCGGTTGGGGGTAATTGGAGAAACCGATTTAGCCATCGATGATGAAACGGGACAAATAAAATCCATTATATTGCCCCGCAAGGGTAATATGTTAGGTTTATTTGCCGAGAAACAAGAATTAATTGTACCCTGGGAATCGATAAAAAAGATCGGTTTTGAGGTGATTATAGTGGAACTGGATCAAGCTATACCCAGGTACGGCAAATATTTAGTGTAG
- a CDS encoding SDH family Clp fold serine proteinase, protein MRHQHGFFYWHIIIYIMCHAMGHNNAKTGRQFMARPQRVDILQKIGRKRGSVVLSYFTGDRENVSTRIAPDVVRVIYRHLEIIGNHPRVDLILYTRGGDVLTPWRLVNLIREYTDHFSVLVPFRAYSAGTLLCLGADEIVMGKMGELGPIDPSVVNAFNPQDPSNPSARLPVSIEDVYSYMTLIAEKMGIYDESVMARAFLLLAEKIHPLALGNVHRNWMLIRSLANKMLGLRRERLTGEQVQNIVDYLTEKLYAHNHMIARREAKEEIGLPVTFADNELNNLMWSLYEHVAAELKLTEPFNPTEIMRGNRTEFEVASGMVESECGSDYFVFSGVVEHRDYPETGQINVNINKQGWRTL, encoded by the coding sequence ATCCGTCATCAGCACGGATTTTTTTACTGGCACATAATTATTTATATAATGTGCCATGCAATGGGTCATAATAATGCAAAAACGGGGAGGCAATTTATGGCCCGGCCGCAAAGAGTTGATATACTTCAAAAGATAGGCCGTAAACGAGGCTCAGTTGTACTGTCGTATTTTACGGGGGATAGAGAAAATGTAAGCACCAGGATTGCCCCTGATGTGGTAAGGGTAATTTACAGGCATCTGGAGATTATCGGTAACCATCCGCGGGTGGATCTGATTCTTTATACCAGAGGCGGAGATGTGCTGACACCGTGGCGTCTGGTTAATCTGATTCGCGAGTACACAGATCATTTTTCCGTTTTGGTACCGTTTAGGGCATACAGTGCCGGGACGCTCTTATGCCTGGGGGCTGATGAAATTGTCATGGGAAAAATGGGAGAGTTGGGTCCCATTGACCCCAGCGTTGTCAATGCCTTTAATCCCCAGGACCCGTCCAACCCTTCGGCCAGATTACCAGTAAGCATTGAAGATGTATATTCGTATATGACACTGATTGCAGAAAAAATGGGTATTTACGATGAAAGTGTTATGGCCAGGGCTTTTTTGCTGCTGGCGGAAAAGATTCATCCCCTGGCCCTGGGTAATGTGCACAGAAATTGGATGCTGATTCGCTCCCTGGCCAATAAAATGTTGGGTCTGCGAAGGGAAAGGCTTACAGGTGAACAGGTGCAAAATATTGTTGATTATCTTACCGAAAAATTATACGCGCATAATCATATGATCGCCCGGCGGGAAGCCAAAGAAGAAATAGGTTTGCCGGTTACTTTTGCGGACAATGAATTAAACAATTTAATGTGGTCTTTATATGAGCATGTTGCAGCTGAACTTAAACTGACCGAACCCTTTAACCCCACTGAAATAATGAGAGGTAATCGTACGGAATTTGAGGTGGCCAGTGGTATGGTTGAATCCGAGTGCGGCAGCGATTATTTTGTTTTCTCAGGTGTAGTGGAACACAGGGATTATCCAGAAACTGGTCAAATAAACGTAAATATTAATAAGCAGGGCTGGCGGACGTTGTAA
- the rpsO gene encoding 30S ribosomal protein S15, which produces MALSVPDKQSVIDSFKLHENDTGSPEVQVAILTRRINDLTEHLKIHKKDHHSRRGLLKMVGQRRALLNYLKGRDFNRYRELIEKLGLRK; this is translated from the coding sequence GTGGCATTGTCAGTGCCGGATAAACAATCTGTTATCGATAGCTTTAAGCTACATGAAAATGATACCGGCTCTCCTGAAGTTCAAGTGGCCATATTGACCAGGCGGATTAACGATCTTACAGAGCATCTTAAGATCCATAAAAAAGACCACCACTCCAGGCGTGGGCTGTTGAAAATGGTTGGTCAGCGCCGGGCTTTATTAAACTATTTGAAAGGCCGGGATTTTAATCGTTATCGCGAGTTAATTGAAAAGTTGGGATTACGCAAATAA
- the dapB gene encoding 4-hydroxy-tetrahydrodipicolinate reductase gives MIKVAISGVAGRMGLEVLKTVLAAEDTDLCAAIDIYNEGLDAGSLLGGEPLGVKITSNLAEALATSGAEVMVDFTGPSSVTANVVAALNAGVRPVVGTTGMSPEDFDKVSKLAEKMRLGCIIAPNFAIGALLMIKFAAEAAKYFPNVEIIEKHHDQKIDAPSGTAIKTAEKILEQRGDFQQGLELEEEKITGARGGKMPGGLRIHSVRLPGYVAHQEVIFGGVGQTLTIKHDSIARESFMPGVLTAIRAVLRLEGVVYGLENLLFE, from the coding sequence TTGATTAAAGTTGCTATTAGCGGTGTGGCCGGGCGGATGGGACTAGAAGTATTAAAAACTGTGCTGGCGGCTGAAGATACCGATTTATGCGCAGCCATTGATATCTATAACGAGGGATTGGATGCCGGTTCACTATTGGGTGGGGAACCACTGGGTGTTAAAATAACCTCCAACCTGGCTGAGGCCCTGGCCACCTCCGGAGCGGAGGTAATGGTGGACTTTACCGGACCAAGTTCAGTGACAGCAAATGTAGTGGCAGCCCTAAATGCTGGTGTGCGTCCTGTTGTGGGTACCACGGGTATGTCCCCGGAGGATTTTGATAAAGTTTCAAAACTGGCTGAAAAGATGCGTTTAGGATGCATAATAGCCCCAAATTTTGCTATTGGGGCATTATTAATGATTAAATTTGCTGCAGAAGCCGCAAAATATTTTCCCAATGTTGAAATAATTGAGAAACACCATGACCAAAAGATCGATGCTCCATCTGGCACAGCTATAAAAACCGCAGAAAAGATTCTGGAGCAGCGGGGTGATTTCCAGCAGGGTTTGGAACTGGAGGAAGAGAAAATAACTGGAGCAAGAGGCGGTAAAATGCCCGGTGGTTTGCGCATTCACAGTGTCAGGCTGCCCGGCTATGTAGCCCATCAAGAGGTAATTTTCGGTGGTGTTGGTCAGACGCTGACCATAAAACATGATTCCATTGCCAGGGAATCCTTTATGCCCGGTGTGTTAACAGCCATTCGGGCGGTGTTACGCCTGGAAGGAGTGGTTTATGGCTTAGAAAACCTTTTGTTTGAATAA
- the dut gene encoding dUTP diphosphatase produces the protein MQVKFKKLNAAIGVTIPAPAYATPGAAGIDLAASIEGPLVVAPRDRAFVPTGLAVDIPDVNVVGLVFARSGLASKHGLTLANGVGVIDSDYKGEIICAVQNNSEVPYEIKPGDRIAQMVFMPCFQVNIAYTDELTPSDRAAGGFGSTGR, from the coding sequence GTGCAAGTAAAATTTAAAAAATTAAATGCTGCCATTGGGGTTACTATTCCCGCACCCGCTTATGCTACCCCCGGGGCTGCTGGTATTGACCTGGCTGCTTCTATAGAAGGTCCTCTGGTTGTGGCTCCCCGGGATAGGGCATTTGTTCCCACGGGGCTGGCGGTGGATATACCTGATGTTAATGTGGTAGGGTTGGTTTTTGCGCGCAGTGGTTTAGCGAGCAAACATGGTTTGACCCTGGCCAATGGGGTGGGGGTAATTGATAGTGATTATAAGGGTGAAATAATCTGTGCGGTACAGAATAATAGTGAAGTGCCTTATGAAATAAAGCCCGGTGATAGGATCGCCCAGATGGTGTTTATGCCTTGCTTTCAGGTAAATATAGCTTATACTGATGAGTTGACCCCGTCAGACAGGGCTGCAGGGGGTTTTGGATCAACTGGTAGATAA